The Caldanaerobius fijiensis DSM 17918 genome includes a region encoding these proteins:
- a CDS encoding YlmC/YmxH family sporulation protein, whose amino-acid sequence MVSTTDLSQKEVVNVLDGRRLGFISDIEINLEEGRIEALVLPGQAKFLGFFGKENEKVIPWSDVKKIGRDVILVQYDGPGIIEKNDDSEF is encoded by the coding sequence ATGGTGAGCACGACGGATTTAAGTCAGAAAGAAGTAGTTAATGTATTAGACGGTAGACGATTGGGATTTATAAGCGATATAGAGATAAATTTAGAAGAGGGGAGGATAGAAGCTCTCGTATTGCCAGGACAGGCAAAATTTTTAGGGTTTTTCGGTAAGGAGAATGAAAAAGTTATTCCCTGGAGTGATGTAAAAAAAATAGGCCGTGATGTTATACTTGTGCAATATGATGGGCCTGGTATTATCGAAAAGAATGATGATTCAGAATTTTAA
- the sigG gene encoding RNA polymerase sporulation sigma factor SigG, whose protein sequence is MLNNKVEICGVNTSKLPVLKSSEMKELLLKLKNGDKEAREKFIYGNLRLVLSVIQRFNNRGEHVDDLFQVGCIGLIKAIDNFDLSQNVRFSTYAVPMIIGEIRRYLRDNNSIRVSRSLRDIAYKALQARDRLIAKNGREPNISEIAKELELPREEVVFALDAIQEPVSLFEPIYHDGGDAIYVMDQVGDYKNNDENWLENISLSEALNKLNERERHILNLRFFEGKTQMEVAEEIGISQAQVSRLEKSALAHMRKYI, encoded by the coding sequence ATGCTTAATAACAAAGTCGAAATATGTGGAGTAAACACGTCAAAACTTCCTGTGTTAAAAAGTAGCGAGATGAAGGAGTTACTTTTGAAATTAAAAAACGGTGACAAAGAAGCAAGAGAAAAATTTATATATGGCAACTTGAGACTGGTGTTGAGTGTTATTCAAAGATTTAATAATAGAGGCGAACACGTCGATGATTTGTTTCAAGTGGGATGTATAGGCCTAATTAAGGCTATCGATAACTTTGATTTGTCTCAAAATGTAAGGTTTTCTACTTATGCTGTTCCGATGATAATAGGAGAAATAAGAAGGTATTTAAGAGATAATAATTCCATAAGGGTTAGCAGGTCACTTAGGGATATAGCGTATAAAGCATTGCAGGCAAGGGATAGGCTCATCGCTAAGAATGGAAGAGAACCAAACATATCTGAAATAGCAAAAGAACTGGAATTGCCAAGAGAAGAAGTTGTATTTGCACTGGATGCTATACAAGAACCTGTATCTCTTTTTGAACCTATCTATCATGACGGCGGTGATGCTATTTACGTCATGGATCAGGTGGGAGATTACAAAAATAATGATGAGAATTGGCTTGAAAATATATCTTTAAGTGAAGCATTAAATAAATTAAATGAGCGCGAAAGACATATTCTAAATTTAAGATTTTTTGAGGGCAAAACTCAAATGGAGGTGGCAGAAGAGATAGGTATATCTCAAGCTCAGGTTTCTAGATTAGAAAAATCTGCACTTGCACATATGAGAAAATATATTTGA
- the sigE gene encoding RNA polymerase sporulation sigma factor SigE, translated as MRTWHKIKWDLKLFIIKLLDRWDLREKGIFYIGGSEALPPPLSNDEEEYLMVRLKNGDSAAKTVLIERNLRLVVYIARKFENTGVGVEDLISIGTIGLIKAVNTFDPFKNIKLATYASRCIENEILMYLRRNSKSKLEVSFDEPLNVDWDGNELLLSDVLGTDAEIVSRNVEEDVDRQLLNMAIKKLSDKEKKIIKLRFGINGETERTQKEVADMLGISQSYISRLEKRIIKRLRKEISKMA; from the coding sequence ATGAGAACCTGGCATAAAATCAAATGGGATTTAAAACTTTTTATTATCAAATTGCTGGACCGATGGGATTTAAGAGAAAAAGGAATATTTTATATAGGCGGTAGTGAAGCTCTTCCACCTCCTCTTAGCAATGACGAAGAAGAATATCTGATGGTGAGGCTTAAAAATGGAGATAGTGCAGCGAAAACCGTCCTGATAGAGCGAAATTTGCGTTTAGTGGTGTATATAGCCAGGAAATTTGAAAATACAGGTGTGGGTGTGGAAGACCTGATATCTATAGGTACCATAGGTCTCATAAAAGCTGTAAATACTTTTGATCCTTTTAAGAATATAAAACTGGCTACGTACGCGTCTAGGTGCATAGAAAACGAGATATTAATGTATTTAAGGAGAAACAGCAAATCAAAATTGGAAGTATCCTTTGATGAACCGCTAAACGTAGATTGGGATGGCAATGAATTGTTGCTGTCTGATGTACTTGGAACTGATGCAGAAATAGTATCTCGAAATGTGGAAGAGGATGTAGATAGACAGTTGTTGAATATGGCCATAAAGAAGTTATCAGATAAAGAAAAAAAGATTATAAAGTTGCGTTTTGGTATAAATGGTGAAACGGAGAGGACCCAAAAGGAGGTTGCTGATATGCTGGGTATTTCTCAATCGTACATATCCAGATTAGAAAAACGCATAATAAAAAGGTTAAGAAAAGAAATAAGTAAAATGGCTTGA
- the spoIIGA gene encoding sigma-E processing peptidase SpoIIGA yields MYIDLLFIENLLMNYIILVLTAKLGKFDFKGYKLLIASAAGSLYVIIMYLPHMGFMRDFTAKVMLSMLMVIIAFTPAKIKFFFQEIIVFYMVAFIFGGASIAIYYLIGDKQVIRNGMYYSAMGVAFVVVAIKLGLNYIHGKINKNKLNISLKVTIEGKSNEMIGLVDTGNSLYEPLSHWPVIIVEFKKIKELLPDSIRELYLKGLDMDLGSLTVALANTNWGSRVRMIPFSSLGRENGMLLGFKPDSVLIKGTEEKEVKNVIVAIYNNSLSKNQEYGALLHPDIL; encoded by the coding sequence ATGTATATAGATTTACTCTTTATAGAGAACTTGCTGATGAATTACATTATATTGGTATTGACAGCCAAATTAGGTAAGTTTGATTTTAAAGGGTACAAACTATTGATAGCATCTGCAGCTGGTTCACTATATGTTATAATAATGTATTTACCTCATATGGGATTTATGCGAGATTTTACAGCTAAAGTAATGCTTTCTATGTTAATGGTTATCATTGCTTTTACACCGGCGAAGATAAAGTTTTTTTTTCAAGAAATTATTGTATTTTATATGGTGGCGTTTATATTTGGTGGAGCATCAATTGCCATATATTATCTAATAGGAGATAAACAAGTTATAAGAAATGGTATGTACTATTCGGCAATGGGTGTTGCTTTTGTCGTAGTAGCCATTAAATTAGGTTTAAATTATATACACGGTAAAATAAACAAAAATAAATTAAACATATCTTTAAAAGTTACAATAGAAGGAAAATCTAATGAAATGATAGGCCTGGTGGATACAGGTAATAGTCTGTATGAACCGCTTTCTCACTGGCCTGTGATCATTGTAGAGTTTAAAAAGATAAAAGAGCTTTTGCCTGATAGTATTAGAGAATTATATCTAAAAGGACTTGACATGGATCTTGGTTCACTTACTGTGGCTTTAGCCAATACAAATTGGGGATCAAGGGTGAGGATGATACCATTTTCATCATTGGGTAGAGAAAATGGTATGCTTTTAGGTTTTAAACCAGATAGCGTTCTAATAAAAGGCACTGAAGAAAAAGAGGTAAAAAACGTAATAGTTGCTATTTACAATAATTCACTGTCTAAAAACCAAGAATATGGAGCCCTTCTTCACCCAGATATATTGTGA
- the ftsZ gene encoding cell division protein FtsZ produces the protein MIEFDVDMEQFAHIKVVGVGGGGNNAVNRMITEGLKGVEFIAINTDKQALYLSKATHKIQIGEKLTKGLGAGANPEIGKKAAEESADEISQAIKGADMVFVTAGMGGGTGTGAAPIVAQIAKELGILTVGVVTKPFTFEGRKRMKHAEEGINALKQKVDTLVTIPNDRLLQIVEKKTSMVEAFKIADDVLRQGVQGISDLIAVPGLVNLDFADVKTIMMETGLAHMGIGIASGENRAKEAAKQAIQSPLLETSIEGAKGVLLNITGGPNLSLFEVNEAAEFIYEAADPDANIIFGAVIDENLQDEIKITVIATGFEKKGTTETVAKKTENLQGTASKQNVHVDVESIDLDRLDIPAFLRTHNKR, from the coding sequence ATGATAGAATTCGATGTTGATATGGAACAGTTTGCTCATATAAAAGTAGTAGGTGTTGGCGGCGGTGGAAATAATGCTGTCAACAGGATGATAACAGAAGGACTTAAGGGTGTTGAATTTATAGCTATTAATACTGATAAACAAGCACTGTATTTATCAAAGGCCACGCACAAGATTCAAATCGGAGAGAAACTGACAAAAGGGTTAGGTGCAGGTGCTAATCCAGAAATAGGAAAGAAGGCTGCGGAAGAAAGTGCAGATGAGATTTCGCAGGCGATTAAGGGAGCAGATATGGTATTTGTAACAGCGGGTATGGGTGGAGGAACCGGTACAGGGGCAGCGCCAATAGTTGCGCAGATAGCCAAAGAACTTGGAATATTAACCGTAGGTGTGGTGACGAAGCCATTTACGTTTGAAGGTAGAAAGCGTATGAAACATGCAGAAGAAGGGATAAACGCGTTAAAACAAAAGGTGGACACCCTTGTGACAATTCCTAATGATCGCCTGTTGCAGATCGTAGAAAAAAAGACCAGTATGGTAGAAGCGTTTAAGATTGCCGACGATGTATTAAGACAGGGTGTACAGGGTATATCTGATTTAATCGCGGTACCTGGACTGGTCAACTTGGATTTTGCAGATGTAAAGACTATCATGATGGAGACGGGTTTGGCCCATATGGGGATAGGCATAGCCAGTGGTGAAAATAGAGCCAAAGAGGCTGCCAAGCAAGCTATTCAAAGCCCATTGTTGGAAACATCAATAGAGGGAGCCAAAGGAGTGCTTTTAAATATAACGGGTGGTCCAAACCTCAGCCTTTTTGAGGTCAATGAAGCAGCTGAATTTATATACGAAGCAGCAGACCCTGACGCTAATATTATATTTGGAGCAGTGATAGACGAAAACCTACAAGATGAAATAAAAATAACCGTCATAGCGACAGGTTTCGAAAAAAAAGGTACTACAGAAACTGTTGCGAAAAAAACTGAAAATCTACAGGGAACTGCAAGTAAGCAGAATGTACACGTTGATGTGGAAAGTATAGACCTGGACAGATTAGATATACCTGCATTCTTACGAACGCATAATAAAAGATGA
- the ftsA gene encoding cell division protein FtsA: MRETDSNVVLGLDIGTSKICAVAGQRNRNGETRIVGVGLSSCKGIKRGVVVDIDSTVKSINEAVNQVRQMSNMDFEEVNISIVGGHASLVENKGVIAVSRDDREITEEDVNRVLQAAKVVALPSDREIIDIIPQQYIVDGYDGIKDPVGMIGVRLEVDAKIITGNITSVENLVRSVNKAGLKVKKIILEPLATAEILLTRDEKELGVALVDVGAGKTSVSIFKNGHLIDTYLLPIGGEHITNDIAQGFKISIQEAEQIKIKYGCAGVFYVKEDETIKLPSVGNNVPKEISRVDLAYIMEARIQEILLMINKVITEAGYRDEITSGIVLTGGGIAFIPGCLEYAVEVIGMPIRVDYPKIIGVASPIYSVATGIVEYILKNTKYKPEKKETVANKNIRHNYFINKLKEIFSDFF, translated from the coding sequence ATGCGTGAAACTGATTCTAATGTAGTTCTTGGATTAGATATAGGAACATCAAAAATATGTGCAGTTGCTGGACAACGCAATAGAAATGGGGAAACCCGCATTGTGGGCGTGGGATTAAGTTCTTGTAAAGGTATAAAACGAGGTGTTGTCGTAGATATAGATTCTACGGTAAAAAGCATAAATGAAGCGGTAAATCAAGTAAGGCAGATGTCCAATATGGATTTTGAGGAGGTAAACATAAGCATTGTTGGTGGACACGCTTCATTGGTAGAAAATAAGGGAGTTATTGCTGTTTCGAGAGATGATAGAGAAATAACAGAAGAAGATGTGAACAGAGTACTCCAGGCGGCAAAAGTTGTTGCATTGCCTTCAGATAGGGAAATAATTGATATAATTCCCCAACAGTATATTGTAGATGGCTATGATGGCATAAAAGATCCTGTTGGAATGATTGGGGTAAGGCTCGAGGTTGATGCCAAAATAATTACAGGCAATATTACATCAGTAGAAAACTTGGTGAGGAGTGTAAATAAAGCTGGACTAAAAGTTAAAAAGATAATCCTGGAGCCTTTGGCCACTGCTGAGATATTACTAACTCGAGATGAAAAGGAATTGGGTGTTGCCCTCGTAGATGTGGGAGCTGGGAAAACAAGTGTTTCTATATTTAAAAATGGACATCTTATCGATACTTACCTGCTGCCAATTGGTGGAGAACATATAACCAATGATATAGCCCAGGGTTTTAAGATATCGATACAGGAAGCCGAGCAAATAAAGATAAAGTATGGTTGCGCAGGCGTGTTTTATGTAAAAGAAGATGAAACAATAAAGTTGCCATCTGTTGGCAATAACGTGCCAAAAGAAATATCCAGAGTTGACCTTGCCTATATAATGGAAGCTAGAATACAGGAAATTCTGCTTATGATAAACAAGGTTATTACAGAAGCTGGTTACAGAGATGAGATCACGTCGGGTATTGTACTCACAGGAGGCGGTATAGCTTTTATTCCAGGATGCCTGGAGTATGCTGTTGAAGTAATAGGTATGCCTATAAGAGTTGATTATCCTAAGATAATAGGTGTTGCTTCGCCTATCTACTCTGTTGCTACTGGGATAGTGGAATATATACTCAAAAATACAAAATATAAACCAGAGAAAAAAGAAACTGTAGCGAATAAAAATATAAGACATAATTATTTTATTAATAAGCTTAAGGAAATATTCAGCGATTTTTTTTAA
- a CDS encoding small basic family protein: MWAFLGVLVGIIAGIFLPYKIPVAYSSYTAVAILAALDTVFGGLKAYLEGNFNTQIFISGFFGNALLAGLLAYIGDLLGVPIYLAAIFAFGTRLFNNFATIRRYVIKKGH; the protein is encoded by the coding sequence ATGTGGGCTTTCCTGGGGGTATTGGTAGGTATAATTGCAGGTATTTTTCTTCCGTATAAAATACCTGTAGCGTATTCATCGTATACGGCCGTGGCAATATTAGCTGCATTAGATACAGTTTTTGGGGGCCTTAAAGCGTACCTCGAAGGAAATTTTAATACCCAAATATTTATATCAGGTTTTTTTGGTAATGCGCTTTTAGCAGGTTTATTAGCGTATATAGGTGATTTGTTGGGGGTACCAATTTATCTTGCAGCTATATTTGCTTTTGGAACCAGATTATTTAATAACTTCGCTACAATTAGAAGATATGTTATCAAGAAAGGACATTAA
- a CDS encoding DUF881 domain-containing protein, which translates to MLKKAVGQVSIAFVLFLLGLMISLQYKTIQYGGSNVNVQRIEELTSQIKKLESDKKGLANQVNALQNKLADYENAASKVNAVANALKEDNEKYKLMAGLEAVHGPGVIVTLNDSTKQIQPGDNANNYIIHDTDLLQVLNELRAAGAEALSINEERIIATTEVRCVGPTVDVNNSRFAAPFVIKAIGNPQTLQAALELKGGIVEALRYWGIQVNIKTSNDITIPAYNGVIQFKYSKPLQAQDKGGGQ; encoded by the coding sequence ATGCTTAAAAAAGCAGTTGGACAGGTATCAATAGCTTTTGTCTTGTTTTTATTAGGACTTATGATCTCATTACAATATAAAACGATTCAGTATGGCGGAAGTAATGTAAATGTACAGAGAATTGAAGAACTTACATCTCAAATAAAAAAATTAGAAAGTGATAAAAAAGGACTTGCAAATCAAGTAAATGCGCTTCAAAACAAATTGGCTGATTATGAAAATGCTGCTTCTAAAGTCAATGCTGTTGCAAATGCTCTTAAAGAGGATAATGAAAAGTATAAGCTGATGGCAGGGCTGGAAGCAGTACACGGCCCTGGAGTTATAGTGACGCTTAATGATAGCACAAAACAGATACAACCGGGAGACAATGCCAATAACTATATAATTCACGATACTGATCTATTACAAGTACTTAATGAATTAAGGGCGGCAGGTGCAGAGGCATTGTCGATAAATGAAGAGCGAATAATAGCGACGACAGAAGTAAGATGTGTGGGCCCTACGGTTGATGTAAATAATAGCAGATTCGCTGCTCCTTTTGTGATAAAAGCTATAGGCAATCCGCAAACGCTTCAGGCGGCTCTGGAGTTAAAAGGCGGGATTGTAGAGGCATTACGTTATTGGGGAATACAGGTAAACATAAAAACGTCCAACGATATAACCATTCCGGCCTATAACGGTGTCATACAGTTTAAATATTCAAAACCCTTACAGGCACAGGATAAGGGAGGTGGCCAGTGA
- a CDS encoding cell division protein FtsQ/DivIB, with the protein MQKKILKIVFVIILLSVSVYIILGSDYFKIKEIRVEGNKRVPTGEIIKLSGVKVGDLIFQVDKKDIIRRLKSIRYVKNAVVKLKMPDKMILHIVERIPVGLVPYYGSFLKIDDEGVVLEVTKNNDNKLPVLYGVKLKETSLEQKVKPENSVIFKQALQVLKSLDEMHMTNLINEVEINGSTIVMKARPDIEVKVGQADDLYYKLNFLKVILNDLQNKGYKSGTIDLSVKNPTFTPNLIKER; encoded by the coding sequence ATGCAAAAAAAAATACTGAAAATTGTGTTTGTAATTATTTTATTATCAGTGTCTGTTTACATTATCCTTGGTTCAGATTATTTCAAAATAAAAGAGATAAGGGTGGAAGGGAATAAACGCGTACCGACAGGTGAAATAATTAAGTTGTCTGGTGTAAAAGTTGGTGATTTGATTTTTCAGGTAGATAAAAAAGACATAATACGAAGATTAAAAAGCATTCGATACGTGAAAAATGCTGTTGTGAAATTGAAGATGCCAGATAAAATGATTTTACACATTGTTGAAAGAATTCCAGTAGGATTAGTACCATATTATGGCTCTTTTTTAAAAATAGATGATGAAGGTGTGGTACTGGAAGTAACTAAGAACAACGACAACAAATTGCCTGTTTTATACGGTGTTAAGTTAAAAGAAACGTCGTTGGAGCAGAAAGTAAAACCTGAAAATTCTGTTATTTTTAAACAAGCACTGCAGGTATTAAAGTCATTAGATGAGATGCATATGACCAATTTGATAAATGAAGTGGAAATTAACGGGTCTACGATTGTAATGAAAGCCCGTCCAGATATAGAGGTGAAAGTTGGACAAGCAGATGACCTTTACTACAAACTTAATTTTTTGAAAGTGATATTAAATGATTTACAAAATAAAGGTTACAAAAGTGGAACGATAGATTTAAGCGTGAAAAATCCAACATTTACACCTAATTTGATAAAGGAGAGGTAG
- the spoVE gene encoding stage V sporulation protein E yields the protein MKNKPVDFNLLLFTMLLVAIGLVMVFSASSVMAMFRMNDSYYFLKRQFLWATMGFFAMVYMMNFDYHYLEKYKRHLFVISIILLGLVFVPGIGINIKGASRWIGYGNLSIQPSEIAKIALIVCLASNISQKQDRIKSFFKGVVPNLIIVGIFFVLIALEPNMSTAGIIAIVGLVIIYVGGAKLSNILSLIGLGGVLGGIMIFAEQYRMNRVLAFLDPWKDMQGKGYQVVQSLYALGSGGIFGVGLGRSRQKLFYIPEPQNDFIFSILGEELGFIGALFVITLFLLFIIRGLRIAAKAPDLFGCLLAVGITSLIGVQFLLNIAVVTASMPPTGVPLPFISYGGSSLVFTMAQVGILLNISRYADSDKG from the coding sequence ATGAAAAATAAACCTGTGGATTTTAACCTGCTGTTATTTACGATGTTGTTAGTAGCTATTGGATTGGTTATGGTTTTTAGTGCCAGTTCTGTTATGGCTATGTTCAGGATGAATGATTCTTACTATTTTCTCAAGAGACAATTTTTGTGGGCAACCATGGGTTTTTTTGCCATGGTCTATATGATGAATTTTGATTATCACTACCTTGAAAAGTATAAACGACATTTATTTGTTATCAGCATAATCCTTCTGGGTTTAGTGTTTGTACCTGGGATAGGTATAAATATCAAGGGTGCAAGCCGATGGATTGGATATGGTAATTTAAGCATTCAACCATCAGAGATAGCTAAAATTGCTTTGATCGTTTGTCTTGCAAGTAATATATCCCAAAAACAGGATAGGATAAAATCATTTTTTAAAGGTGTAGTACCTAATTTGATTATAGTAGGAATATTTTTTGTACTAATAGCTCTTGAACCAAATATGAGTACTGCTGGGATTATAGCTATTGTAGGGCTTGTAATAATCTATGTAGGGGGTGCAAAGCTGTCCAATATCTTAAGCTTGATAGGATTAGGCGGTGTGTTAGGAGGAATAATGATCTTTGCAGAACAGTACCGAATGAACAGGGTTTTGGCCTTTTTGGATCCATGGAAAGATATGCAGGGTAAGGGGTATCAGGTTGTTCAATCGCTCTATGCTTTAGGATCTGGGGGCATATTTGGAGTTGGATTAGGCAGGAGCAGGCAGAAACTTTTTTATATCCCAGAACCCCAGAATGACTTTATATTTTCAATACTTGGTGAGGAACTGGGTTTTATAGGGGCTCTTTTTGTAATAACTCTTTTCCTGCTATTTATCATAAGAGGATTGAGGATAGCGGCAAAGGCTCCAGACCTTTTTGGGTGCCTTCTGGCTGTAGGCATTACATCGCTTATAGGAGTACAGTTTTTGTTGAACATAGCCGTCGTTACAGCTAGTATGCCACCTACAGGTGTGCCGTTACCATTTATTAGTTACGGTGGATCGTCTTTGGTATTTACCATGGCTCAGGTAGGCATACTCTTGAATATCTCCAGGTACGCTGATAGCGATAAGGGCTAA
- the murD gene encoding UDP-N-acetylmuramoyl-L-alanine--D-glutamate ligase: MEIKDKKILVVGLAKSGIAVAEVLSELGAHVVVNDIKSYEQLQNSLKPLEGLKIEYQLGKPTEELVEYVDMIVVSPGVPLDQPFYGKALSLGKEVIGEVELAYRLSSSPFIAITGTNGKTTTTTLTYEIFKNAGQDARLAGNIGIPIIRQVRSAQPNTVIVAEISSFQLETAYEFKPRISAILNITPDHLNRHKTFDNYVDAKARIFMNQAEGDYLVLNYDNNVTRELSKRAHCDVVYFSRNTILEKGIYVKDGYMLENLDGREKVIIPVEDIYIPGKHNLENALAACAIARLWGISTEYIADTLRSFKGVEHRIEYVATIDGVKYYNDSKGTNTDAAIKAIEALNYPLVLIAGGYDKGEDFTPFIKSFNGKVKALILLGATAEKIEKCAREQNFNAIYRVKDMEEAVRKAKELAKEGYAVLLSPACASWDMYDNYEQRGKIFKEVVMSLGG; encoded by the coding sequence ATGGAGATAAAAGATAAAAAAATTCTAGTAGTAGGTTTGGCAAAAAGTGGTATAGCTGTTGCAGAAGTACTGAGCGAATTGGGAGCCCATGTAGTAGTAAATGATATAAAATCTTACGAACAGCTTCAAAATTCATTAAAACCACTGGAAGGATTGAAGATAGAATATCAACTGGGTAAACCAACAGAGGAACTGGTAGAATATGTAGACATGATAGTGGTAAGTCCGGGAGTTCCATTGGATCAACCTTTTTACGGAAAGGCTTTGAGTTTGGGAAAAGAAGTTATTGGAGAGGTAGAGCTGGCTTACAGGCTGAGTAGTTCGCCATTTATTGCTATCACGGGAACCAATGGCAAAACTACGACAACGACATTGACATATGAGATTTTTAAAAACGCTGGGCAGGATGCAAGATTAGCCGGAAATATCGGAATTCCAATTATAAGACAGGTGAGAAGTGCGCAACCCAATACAGTTATAGTGGCAGAAATAAGCAGTTTTCAGCTGGAAACGGCATACGAATTTAAGCCCAGGATATCGGCAATACTCAATATAACACCGGATCATTTAAATAGACATAAGACGTTTGACAATTATGTTGATGCTAAAGCCCGTATATTTATGAATCAGGCTGAAGGTGATTATCTTGTTTTAAACTACGATAACAATGTGACGAGGGAATTGTCTAAAAGAGCTCATTGCGATGTGGTCTATTTTAGCAGAAATACCATATTAGAAAAAGGCATATATGTAAAAGATGGATACATGTTAGAAAACCTTGACGGTAGAGAAAAAGTTATAATACCTGTAGAAGATATATATATTCCAGGAAAGCACAATTTAGAAAATGCATTGGCAGCTTGTGCTATAGCGCGTTTGTGGGGTATAAGTACGGAGTATATTGCTGACACATTGAGATCATTTAAAGGCGTTGAACACAGGATAGAGTATGTGGCGACCATTGATGGTGTAAAATATTATAATGACTCAAAAGGCACCAATACGGATGCTGCTATAAAGGCTATAGAAGCCTTGAACTACCCACTTGTGCTTATAGCAGGAGGATATGATAAAGGTGAAGACTTTACTCCTTTTATTAAGTCTTTTAATGGGAAAGTGAAAGCACTGATATTATTGGGAGCTACCGCAGAAAAGATAGAGAAATGTGCAAGGGAGCAGAATTTCAATGCCATATACAGGGTTAAAGACATGGAAGAAGCGGTGCGAAAAGCAAAAGAACTGGCAAAAGAAGGTTATGCTGTTTTGTTGTCACCAGCATGCGCTAGCTGGGATATGTACGATAATTATGAACAAAGGGGCAAAATTTTCAAGGAGGTTGTAATGTCATTAGGAGGATAA
- the mraY gene encoding phospho-N-acetylmuramoyl-pentapeptide-transferase yields the protein MFTQLIIVTITSFVISLLTGPLIIPTLRALKFGQTERDDGPKSHLAKNGTPTMGGIIFMVGIIISSLIFIPVNKDKLVLLLVTLGFGLIGFIDDLLKVVFKRSLGLKARSKLVLQFIMAALLAYYAYRHPGVGTKLYIPFSKDMVDLGNMFIPFTIFVVVGTVNSVNITDGLDGLASGITFIISAFFAVVSMGMNNLPVALFSGSVTGATLAFLRYNSYPAQVFMGDTGAFLLGGALSAIAVLTRLQLLLPIVGLIFVVEALSVIIQVSSFRLTGKRVFKMSPIHHHFELSGWHETKVVHVFWIVTLMLVVLSFILMTL from the coding sequence ATATTTACCCAATTGATTATAGTAACGATTACGTCGTTTGTAATAAGCCTGTTAACCGGACCTCTGATAATACCTACGCTGAGGGCATTGAAATTCGGTCAGACAGAAAGAGATGATGGGCCTAAATCGCATCTAGCTAAAAATGGTACACCTACTATGGGCGGTATTATTTTTATGGTTGGTATTATTATTTCTAGTTTGATATTTATCCCTGTAAATAAAGACAAACTGGTTTTGCTCCTTGTGACCCTTGGTTTTGGCTTAATTGGCTTCATTGATGACTTACTAAAAGTAGTATTTAAACGGTCTTTAGGACTTAAAGCCCGATCAAAATTGGTGTTACAGTTCATTATGGCTGCTTTGTTAGCATATTACGCTTATCGACATCCCGGTGTAGGTACAAAATTATATATTCCTTTTAGCAAAGACATGGTAGATCTGGGTAATATGTTTATACCATTTACCATTTTTGTAGTGGTAGGGACTGTAAACAGCGTTAATATAACTGATGGACTTGATGGGCTGGCCAGTGGTATAACATTTATAATTTCTGCTTTTTTTGCAGTGGTTTCCATGGGAATGAATAATTTGCCCGTAGCTCTTTTTTCTGGGAGTGTAACAGGAGCCACGCTGGCTTTTTTGCGGTATAATTCCTATCCAGCTCAGGTATTTATGGGTGATACTGGTGCGTTTTTGCTGGGAGGGGCGCTTTCGGCTATAGCGGTTTTAACAAGGTTACAGCTTTTATTGCCCATTGTAGGGTTAATATTTGTGGTTGAGGCTCTTTCAGTGATTATTCAGGTATCATCGTTCAGGCTGACAGGAAAGAGGGTTTTTAAGATGAGTCCGATTCATCATCACTTTGAGCTATCGGGTTGGCATGAAACTAAAGTCGTTCACGTGTTTTGGATTGTTACGTTAATGCTTGTTGTATTATCTTTTATACTGATGACATTATGA